One genomic region from Vanacampus margaritifer isolate UIUO_Vmar chromosome 2, RoL_Vmar_1.0, whole genome shotgun sequence encodes:
- the kirrel1b gene encoding kin of IRRE-like protein 1b isoform X2 — protein sequence MKQPLWILTLLITLQPARCVRFSQEPADQSVVLGERVVLSCVVFNYSGIVQWTKDGLALGVGEGLRAWPRYRVLRALDTGQYNLEISRAELSDDSLYECQATEAALRSRRAKLNVLIPPEDPVLEGTPELLLMAGTPHNLTCVTRGAKPAAHIQWLKNGLPAEGAHQSTEVLPDRKRVTTRSYLPIAPLDTDSHSNFTCVASNPAVPMGKRANVMLNVHHPPTVTLSIEPRSVLEGERVTFTCQATANPPIMGFRWAKGGVLLEGARESVFATTADHSFFTEPVSCQVFNAVGSTNVSILVDVHFGPILVVEPRPIAVDVNSDVTLNCKWSGNPPLTLTWTKKGSNMVLSNNNQLYLKSVNQADAGQYVCKAIVPRIGVGETEVTLTVNGPPIISSDPVQYAVRGERGEIKCYIASTPPPDKIVWAWKENVWEKEKGTLMERYTVEQSKPPSQGGAVLSTLTINNVMESDFHSPYNCTAWNSFGPRTMIITLEETDIVPVGIIAGGTVGSCILLLMLLLALAFFLYRQRKSSRRGVTLGKADIKVETVNKETHSLEEEAATVSTATRMVKAMYSPFKDDMDLKQDVRSESDTRDDYELKDPTNGYYNVRATTHDEARPQSRAVHYQGDFRSPNTNNGAGSGGSGAVSAAPTSTPSGAVPPSGVPGSRAGCYDPRPPSRMSHSNYAQFSTLSRAAAAQQAAANPPGDYPECGLLDANTQLAYDNYGYPSQYHGYRMALAPPIEEGPAYEMYPTGPGSGQGQQSPEAGLGKYGTATRFSYSSPPSDHSQRHTQRMQTHV from the exons cgCGGTGTGTTCGCTTTTCCCAGGAGCCGGCCGACCAGTCTGTGGTCCTGGGTGAGCGAGTGGTCCTCTCCTGTGTGGTCTTTAACTACAGCGGCATCGTCCAGTGGACCAAAGATGGCCTGGCACTTGGGGTCGGCGAGGGCCTCCGAG CGTGGCCCCGGTACCGAGTGCTGCGGGCTCTGGACACGGGCCAGTACAACCTGGAGATCTCCCGCGCCGAGCTGTCGGACGACTCGCTGTACGAGTGCCAGGCCACCGAGGCCGCCCTACGATCCCGGAGGGCCAAGCTCAACGTCCTCA TCCCGCCCGAGGACCCGGTGTTGGAGGGCACCCCGGAGCTGCTGCTCATGGCGGGCACGCCACACAATCTCACCTGCGTCACCCGCGGCGCCAAGCCGGCCGCGCACATCCAGTGGCTCAAGAACGGGCTGCCTGCTGAGGGCGCCCACCAGTCCACG gaggtgcttccagaccGGAAGAGGGTGACCACCAGGAGTTACCTGCCCATCGCACCGCTGGACACGGACAGCCACAGCAACTTCACCTGCGTGGCCAGCAACCCGGCCGTGCCCATGGGCAAGCGAGCCAATGTCATGCTCAACGTGCACC ATCCGCCAACAGTGACGTTGTCCATTGAGCCTCGCTCAGTCCTGGAGGGCGAGAGGGTCACTTTCACCTGTCAGGCCACCGCCAACCCGCCCATCATGGGCTTCAG GTGGGCGAAGGGCGGCGTGTTGCTAGAGGGCGCCAGAGAGAGTGTGTTTGCCACCACAGCTGACCACTCCTTCTTCACCGAACCTGTGTCCTGTCAGGTGTTCAACGCGGTGGGCAGCACAAACGTCAGCATACTAGTGGATGTACATT TCGGACCCATCCTGGTGGTCGAACCCCGGCCCATTGCAGTGGATGTAAACTCGGACGTCACCCTGAACTGCAAGTGGTCTGGAAACCCGCCGCTCACACTCACCTGGACCAAAAAGGGCTCCAACATG GTGCTTAGTAACAACAACCAGCTGTACTTGAAGTCGGTGAACCAGGCGGACGCCGGCCAGTACGTGTGTAAGGCCATCGTGCCCCGTATCGGCGTGGGTGAGACCGAAGTGACGCTCACGGTCAACG GCCCGCCCATAATCTCCAGTGATCCGGTCCAGTACGCCGTCCGGGGTGAGCGAGGCGAGATTAAGTGCTACATCGCCAGCACTCCCCCGCCGGACAAGATT gtGTGGGCGTGGAAGGAGAACGTGTGGGAGAAGGAGAAAGGGACGCTAATGGAGCGCTACACGGTAGAGCAGAGCAAGCCGCCGTCACAGGGCGGGGCTGTGCTGTCCACGCTGACCATCAACAACGTCATGGAGTCGGACTTCCACTCGCCATACAACTGCACCGCGTGGAACTCTTTCGGGCCTCGCACCATGATCATCACCTTGGAGGAGACCG ACATCGTCCCGGTGGGCATCATCGCCGGGGGTACGGTGGGCTCGTGCATCCTGCTGCTCATGCTGCTGCTGGCTCTCGCCTTCTTCCTCTACCGCCAACGCAAAAGCA GTCGTCGAGGTGTGACGCTGGGCAAAGCCGACATCAAAGTGGAGACGGTCAACAAGGAGACGCACAGCCTGGAGGAGGAAGCGGCCACCGTCTCCACTGCCACGCGCATGGTCAAGGCCATGTACTCG CCCTTCAAAGACGACATGGACCTCAAGCAGGACGTGCGCAGCGAGAGCGACACGCGCGACGACTACGAGCTCAAG GATCCAACAAACGGCTACTACAATGTGCGAGCGACCACCCACGACGAGGCTCGCCCTCAGTCCCGTGCCGTCCACTACCAGGGAGACTTCCGCTCCCCGAACACCAACAACGGGGCGGGCAGCGGCGGCAGCGGTGCCGTGTCCGCCGCCCCGACCTCCACCCCCAGCGGCGCGGTCCCCCCTAGCGGGGTGCCAGGCTCCCGGGCTGGCTGCTATGACCCGCGGCCCCCTTCCCGCATGTCCCACTCCAACTACGCCCAGTTCAGCACCCTCTCCCGGGCTGCCGCCGCCCAGCAGGCAGCGGCCAACCCGCCAGGGGACTACCCGGAATGCGGGCTACTGGACGCCAACACCCAGCTGGCCTACGACAACTACGGGTACCCCTCGCAGTACCACGGCTACCGCATGGCCTTAGCGCCACCCATAGAGGAGGGGCCGGCCTACGAGATGTACCCCACGGGACCGGGTAGCGGACAGGGGCAGCAGAGCCCCGAAGCGGGCCTGGGGAAGTACGGCACGGCAACCCGCTTTTCGTACTCGTCGCCCCCTTCTGACCACTCGCAGAGACACACGCAGAGGATGCAGACTCACGTGTGA
- the kirrel1b gene encoding kin of IRRE-like protein 1b isoform X1 — protein MKQPLWILTLLITLQPARCVRFSQEPADQSVVLGERVVLSCVVFNYSGIVQWTKDGLALGVGEGLRAWPRYRVLRALDTGQYNLEISRAELSDDSLYECQATEAALRSRRAKLNVLIPPEDPVLEGTPELLLMAGTPHNLTCVTRGAKPAAHIQWLKNGLPAEGAHQSTEVLPDRKRVTTRSYLPIAPLDTDSHSNFTCVASNPAVPMGKRANVMLNVHHPPTVTLSIEPRSVLEGERVTFTCQATANPPIMGFRWAKGGVLLEGARESVFATTADHSFFTEPVSCQVFNAVGSTNVSILVDVHFGPILVVEPRPIAVDVNSDVTLNCKWSGNPPLTLTWTKKGSNMVLSNNNQLYLKSVNQADAGQYVCKAIVPRIGVGETEVTLTVNGPPIISSDPVQYAVRGERGEIKCYIASTPPPDKIVWAWKENVWEKEKGTLMERYTVEQSKPPSQGGAVLSTLTINNVMESDFHSPYNCTAWNSFGPRTMIITLEETDIVPVGIIAGGTVGSCILLLMLLLALAFFLYRQRKSSRRGVTLGKADIKVETVNKETHSLEEEAATVSTATRMVKAMYSFLPSVSLSPSTQPFKDDMDLKQDVRSESDTRDDYELKDPTNGYYNVRATTHDEARPQSRAVHYQGDFRSPNTNNGAGSGGSGAVSAAPTSTPSGAVPPSGVPGSRAGCYDPRPPSRMSHSNYAQFSTLSRAAAAQQAAANPPGDYPECGLLDANTQLAYDNYGYPSQYHGYRMALAPPIEEGPAYEMYPTGPGSGQGQQSPEAGLGKYGTATRFSYSSPPSDHSQRHTQRMQTHV, from the exons cgCGGTGTGTTCGCTTTTCCCAGGAGCCGGCCGACCAGTCTGTGGTCCTGGGTGAGCGAGTGGTCCTCTCCTGTGTGGTCTTTAACTACAGCGGCATCGTCCAGTGGACCAAAGATGGCCTGGCACTTGGGGTCGGCGAGGGCCTCCGAG CGTGGCCCCGGTACCGAGTGCTGCGGGCTCTGGACACGGGCCAGTACAACCTGGAGATCTCCCGCGCCGAGCTGTCGGACGACTCGCTGTACGAGTGCCAGGCCACCGAGGCCGCCCTACGATCCCGGAGGGCCAAGCTCAACGTCCTCA TCCCGCCCGAGGACCCGGTGTTGGAGGGCACCCCGGAGCTGCTGCTCATGGCGGGCACGCCACACAATCTCACCTGCGTCACCCGCGGCGCCAAGCCGGCCGCGCACATCCAGTGGCTCAAGAACGGGCTGCCTGCTGAGGGCGCCCACCAGTCCACG gaggtgcttccagaccGGAAGAGGGTGACCACCAGGAGTTACCTGCCCATCGCACCGCTGGACACGGACAGCCACAGCAACTTCACCTGCGTGGCCAGCAACCCGGCCGTGCCCATGGGCAAGCGAGCCAATGTCATGCTCAACGTGCACC ATCCGCCAACAGTGACGTTGTCCATTGAGCCTCGCTCAGTCCTGGAGGGCGAGAGGGTCACTTTCACCTGTCAGGCCACCGCCAACCCGCCCATCATGGGCTTCAG GTGGGCGAAGGGCGGCGTGTTGCTAGAGGGCGCCAGAGAGAGTGTGTTTGCCACCACAGCTGACCACTCCTTCTTCACCGAACCTGTGTCCTGTCAGGTGTTCAACGCGGTGGGCAGCACAAACGTCAGCATACTAGTGGATGTACATT TCGGACCCATCCTGGTGGTCGAACCCCGGCCCATTGCAGTGGATGTAAACTCGGACGTCACCCTGAACTGCAAGTGGTCTGGAAACCCGCCGCTCACACTCACCTGGACCAAAAAGGGCTCCAACATG GTGCTTAGTAACAACAACCAGCTGTACTTGAAGTCGGTGAACCAGGCGGACGCCGGCCAGTACGTGTGTAAGGCCATCGTGCCCCGTATCGGCGTGGGTGAGACCGAAGTGACGCTCACGGTCAACG GCCCGCCCATAATCTCCAGTGATCCGGTCCAGTACGCCGTCCGGGGTGAGCGAGGCGAGATTAAGTGCTACATCGCCAGCACTCCCCCGCCGGACAAGATT gtGTGGGCGTGGAAGGAGAACGTGTGGGAGAAGGAGAAAGGGACGCTAATGGAGCGCTACACGGTAGAGCAGAGCAAGCCGCCGTCACAGGGCGGGGCTGTGCTGTCCACGCTGACCATCAACAACGTCATGGAGTCGGACTTCCACTCGCCATACAACTGCACCGCGTGGAACTCTTTCGGGCCTCGCACCATGATCATCACCTTGGAGGAGACCG ACATCGTCCCGGTGGGCATCATCGCCGGGGGTACGGTGGGCTCGTGCATCCTGCTGCTCATGCTGCTGCTGGCTCTCGCCTTCTTCCTCTACCGCCAACGCAAAAGCA GTCGTCGAGGTGTGACGCTGGGCAAAGCCGACATCAAAGTGGAGACGGTCAACAAGGAGACGCACAGCCTGGAGGAGGAAGCGGCCACCGTCTCCACTGCCACGCGCATGGTCAAGGCCATGTACTCG TTTCTGCCCTctgtctccctctctccctccacTCAGCCCTTCAAAGACGACATGGACCTCAAGCAGGACGTGCGCAGCGAGAGCGACACGCGCGACGACTACGAGCTCAAG GATCCAACAAACGGCTACTACAATGTGCGAGCGACCACCCACGACGAGGCTCGCCCTCAGTCCCGTGCCGTCCACTACCAGGGAGACTTCCGCTCCCCGAACACCAACAACGGGGCGGGCAGCGGCGGCAGCGGTGCCGTGTCCGCCGCCCCGACCTCCACCCCCAGCGGCGCGGTCCCCCCTAGCGGGGTGCCAGGCTCCCGGGCTGGCTGCTATGACCCGCGGCCCCCTTCCCGCATGTCCCACTCCAACTACGCCCAGTTCAGCACCCTCTCCCGGGCTGCCGCCGCCCAGCAGGCAGCGGCCAACCCGCCAGGGGACTACCCGGAATGCGGGCTACTGGACGCCAACACCCAGCTGGCCTACGACAACTACGGGTACCCCTCGCAGTACCACGGCTACCGCATGGCCTTAGCGCCACCCATAGAGGAGGGGCCGGCCTACGAGATGTACCCCACGGGACCGGGTAGCGGACAGGGGCAGCAGAGCCCCGAAGCGGGCCTGGGGAAGTACGGCACGGCAACCCGCTTTTCGTACTCGTCGCCCCCTTCTGACCACTCGCAGAGACACACGCAGAGGATGCAGACTCACGTGTGA